The window ATGTAAGTTGAGTGATTTTtggcataaaaataattgatcatGTAGCcatcatttttatgattttttttttatgaaaataggCAGAGCAATCTTGGGCCATAAGGCTTTTGTCCATGGTTTGTCTATCACTGGCTGCCAAAGTGGAGGAAATTAGGGTGCCTGCATTGTCAGAGTTTTGTGTTGAAGATTACAATTTTGAGAGCAGTGTGATAATGAGGATGGAGCTTTTGGTGTTGAAGGCATTAGGATGGAAAATGGGATCCCTAACCCCTTTCAATTTCACCTCATTCTTTGCAAGAAAGTTTTTTGATAAGTCTCCACCAAAAGACTGGTTTTCAAGAATTGTGGAAGCCATTTTAAGCTCAGTGAGAGGTTAGTatcttttcccctttttcttGAAAGTTGGGTTCTTTAGGATCTGTTGATTGATCTTGGATTTTGAATGTAGATGCAAAAATAATGTGTCATGGGCCATCTGTGATAGCAGCAGCTGCCACATTGTTTGTATTGGATCAAGAATTGACAAAAGAAGCATTGCAGCTTAAAATTGGTTGCTTAACAACAGCTTCTCACTCTTTCAATATTGTGAGTCATTATAATCTTGCAGATTTTGATGGATTTCTTTACATCAGATTTGTTTAGTGGAATGAGATTTATAATCTTGTAGGAGAGCATCATTTCCTGCTACAACTCTTTCCAAGAAATGGAGATTGAGAGATTGAATCGAAGCAAAGCCATTGAATCTCCTGTTTTATCCCCTGCCCAATTACAAACATATGGAAGTTCTTCTGCAAATTCCGCGAAGCGGAAGCGGCTCGTGTTCGACCAGATTGATGAAAAGTCCTCCAATGTGGATGAGATGAAGAAGCCAAAGCCTGAAAGCTGAAAGCAAGCATCATCAGTTTTCTTGGGTGAGAATTATGCTTATAAAGATACTTGGCCTAATGAGCATGCTAATTTTCATGTTTCTGTATGAATTTTGGAGTTGATTGGACACAAAGTAGAAAGAGCAAGcagaaatatattcttttgggaaaagaaaaaaaataagcaatAAAAGTTTGGCAAGAGAACATGAAAAGGTCTGAAAGCTCAGCTGTGATAAGGAGAGGGAAAAAGCAAAGGAAATGAAGCTCAGAAAGATTACTTTCACACAAGTTTAACAAGTCttgtttttgttgaaaatccaatttgtttgattgattatttttaactaCATATTTCTGTTTATATAGCTCATAATAGCCACATGCAGCCCTAGATTTTAGAGGGTgtgctctttttttttttttttaaagtctTTGAAAAggtgaagaaaaaaagtgtgaGTGAAGAAGAGGGCTGTCTGCTGTCTCTTTGATTTGATACACTTGTGTTGCAAGAATTCCCATCAGAAATGAAGTTTTGCATAAAGATTGGGagccttttttttcttgccCATATTGTGTTGAGGAATGAGGGAACCTCAGATTTTGCTTTGTTCTCTCTATTTG is drawn from Salvia hispanica cultivar TCC Black 2014 chromosome 6, UniMelb_Shisp_WGS_1.0, whole genome shotgun sequence and contains these coding sequences:
- the LOC125196888 gene encoding cyclin-D5-3-like is translated as MESSSQSLFSPSSLLCGEDLGSLDSEDEEEIVVDENDDAYIQTLLDREIEVDRREMEHLFQNSWIQRARLEGIDYILRKREVLGFGVQTAYASVTYLDRFLSRRSVDAEQSWAIRLLSMVCLSLAAKVEEIRVPALSEFCVEDYNFESSVIMRMELLVLKALGWKMGSLTPFNFTSFFARKFFDKSPPKDWFSRIVEAILSSVRDAKIMCHGPSVIAAAATLFVLDQELTKEALQLKIGCLTTASHSFNIESIISCYNSFQEMEIERLNRSKAIESPVLSPAQLQTYGSSSANSAKRKRLVFDQIDEKSSNVDEMKKPKPES